TCAAACCGCGACGTTGCGGCATAAACACACGTCAATTTTGCTATTTGGCGTTTCTGGCTCGGTGATATGCTTGGAAAATCATCATTGTAACGGCTCGCCCCGTTCACAGGCTTACCCGCAACATGTGCCAACTTCTCGGAATGAACTGCGCCGCGCCAACGGACGTCACGTTCTCGTTCACCGGCTTTGCGGCGCGCGGCGGCGTCACCGACCACCATGCCGACGGCTGGGGCATCGCCTTCTTCGAAGACAAAGCCTGCCGCCTGTTCATCGACCATCAATCGTCGGCTACCTCGCCGATCGCCGAGATGGTCAAGCGCTATCCGATCAAATCGAAGAACACCATTGCGCATATCCGCAAGGCGACGCAGGGGCACATCCTGCTCGAAAACTGCCACCCGTTCATGCGCGAACTGTGGGGACGCCACTGGATCTTCGCGCACAACGGCGACCTCAAGGATTATTCGCCGGCCCTGTCGGGCGTGTACCAGCCGGTCGGCACGACCGACAGCGAACTGGCGTTCTGCGCGCTGCTCGAAGGCTTGCGTAAGGCTTTTCCCGGCGCGCAGCAGCCGCCGCTCGACGAATTGTTTGCCGCACTCGAAACGCTCACGCGCGAAATCACGCAATTCGGCGTGTTCAATTTCCTGATGTCGAACGGCCAGGCGCTGTTCGCGCATTGCTCGACCCATCTGTATTACATCGTGCGGCGCTGGCCGTTTTCCACCGCGCATCTCGTCGACGCGGACGTGTCGATCGATTTCGCCAAATACACGACGCCCGAAGACCGCGTCGCGGTGATCGCCACCAAGCCACTGACCGACAACGAAGTCTGGACCGCGTTCGAACCGGGCGATCTGATGATGTTCCAGCACGGCGAGGTGATCGGCCGCGTGAACGTGCCGGTGCCGGTTTCGGTGCTCGAAAAACTGCGCAATCCCGCTTTGGACGCGTCGGCTTCGGCCAGCACAATCGCGGCTTCGACCGAAGCCATGCAAGCCGAGAGGGACGCCGAGGTGGATCTGGAAGCTGCGGACGACGCCGCCGCATTCGAATCCTGAGCGCTCGAGCAGTTAAGCCCGCCGACGTTCGCTCAAATCGAAGCACCAGAAACAGAAAAGCCGCTTTCGAAGCGGCTTTTCTGTTTCCGTGCTCGTGGGCCGCACCGCCTGAACGGCGCGGCCCCAAGGCACACTCAGTGCAGGATCTTGGCCAAAAAATCCTTGGCGCGATCCGACTTCGGATTGGCGAAGAAGTCTTCCTTGCGGTCGTCTTCCACGATCAAGCCCTTGTCCATGAAGATCACGCGGTGCGCGACCTTCTTCGCGAAGCCCATTTCGTGCGTGACGCACATCATGGTCATGCCTTCCTGCGCGAGTTCGACCATCACGTCGAGCACTTCGTTGATCATTTCCGGATCGAGCGCCGAAGTCGGCTCGTCGAACAGCATGGCGATCGGGTCCATCGACAACGCGCGCGCAATCGCCACGCGCTGCTGCTGACCGCCCGACAACTGGCCCGGAAACTTGTCCGCATGCGCGCGCAAGCCCACGCGATCGAGCAGCTTCAGCCCTTTCGCCGTGGCTTCGTCTTTCGAGCGGCCGAGCACCTTCACCTGGGCGAGCGTGAGGTTCTGCACGATCGACAGATGCGGGAACAGTTCGAAGTGCTGAAACACCATGCCGACCTTGGAGCGCAGCTTCGACAGATTGGTTTTCTTGTCGGTGAGCGACTGACCGTTGATGATGATCTCGCCCTTCTGGAACGGCTCGAGGCCGTTGACGGTTTTGATCAGCGTGGACTTGCCCGAGCCCGACGGCCCGCACACCACCACCACTTCACCTTTTTTGACTTCCGTCGTGCAGTCGGTCAGCACCTGAAACTGACCGTACCACTTCGAAACATTCTTGATAGAGATCATCTTGCGACCTTTTTCTGAAGACCTTTGACGAGGCTCGACGCGATCACGCAGATCACGAAATAACACGCGCCCGCGAACAGTACCATTTCGACATTCGTACCGTCACGGTCGCCAATATTCGTAGCGGTGCGGAAGAAGTCGGCGAGGCTGATCACGTAGACGAGCGACGTATCCTGAAACAGCACGATACCCTGCGTGAGCAGCAGCGGCACCATCGCGCGGAATGCCTGCGGCAGCACGATCAGGCGCATGGCCTGCGCGTAGTTCATGCCGAGCGCGAACGCCGCGTTGACCTGTCCGCGCGGCACGGCCTGAATGCCGGCGCGGATGATCTCCGAATAGTACGCCGCCTCGAACAGCGAGAACGCGACCATGGCCGACGCAAGGCGAATGTCGATATCCGCCGACAACCCGAGCACGTTCTGCAGCACTTGCGGCACGATCAGGAAGAACCACAGCAGCACCATCACCAGCGGGATGGAACGGAAGATCGTCACGTAGCCCTTCGCGAACCACTCGAAGGGTTTGAACGACGACAGCCGCAACATCGCGAGAACGGTGCCCCAGATAATGCCGAACACGATCGCGATCACCGTGATTTTCAAGGTGACGACGGCGCCGGTCCACAGCGTAGGCAATGCGCCCGGAATACCGCTCCAGTCGAAATGGTGCATTACTTGCCTCCGATATAGCCGGGCAACCGGGTCTTCGCTTCGACCCAGCGCATGAGTTGCATCACGACCAGATTAATCAGCATGTACGCCACCGTGACCGCGATAAACGACTCATACGTCTGCGACGTATAGTCGACCAATTGGCGCGCCTGAGCGGAGAGATCGAGCAAACCGATCGTCGACGCGACCGCCGAGTTCTTGAAGATATTCAGAAACTCGGACGTGAGCGGCGGCACAATGATCCGGTACGCGACCGGCAGCAGCACGTAGCGATACGTCTGCCATTGCGTGAAGCCCATTGCCAGACCCGCGGCGCGCTGGCCGCGCGGCAGCGCATTGATACCCGAGCGCACCTGCTCGCACACGCGCGCGGCAGTGAAGAGCCCGAGACAGATGATCGACGACGAGAAGAACTGCGCGCCCGGCGGGAGTTGCTTGAACCAGTTGCCCACCGAAACCGGCAGCAACTCCGGTATCACCAGATACCAGATGAAGAACTGCACGATCAGCGGAATGTTTCGGAAAATCGCAACATAGAGCGTGCCGATGCCCGACGCCCATTTATTCGGCACCGTGCGCAGCACGCCGAACAACGAACCGACGATCAGCGCGATCACCCATGCCGACAGCGACACGGTAATCGTCACCCAGAAGCCCGACAGCAACCAGCCCAGATAGGTGGTCGGCTCGCCGGTGGAGACCGGACTCAGCAGAATGCCCCAGTTCCAGTGATATGACATGACCAAGACTCCAGCAAAAAGAAACGGAAGAAGCGCGTGGCCCCTTCCGTTTCGTTCAGCGTTTCAAAAAAACAGCTAAGGTTTAATCGATTGCCTTGTCATTCGGGCTCTTGTAGAGCGCCTTGATGTCGTCGCTTTCCGGGAAGTTCAGGTTCAGGCCCTTCGGCGGAATCGGCGATTCGAACCACTTCTTGTAGATCGCGTCGGCTTCGCCCGAGGTTTCGACCTTGGCGATCGCGTCGTCGACGACCTTCTTGAATTCCGGATCGTTCTTGCGAATCATGCAGCCGTACGCTTCATGCGATTGCGGCGCGCCGACGATCACGAAATCGGCCGGGTTGTTCGACTTCGCGCGTTCGCCCGCGAGCAGTGCGTCGTCCATCATGAAGGCAGCGGCGCGGCCCGTGGAGAGCGTCAGGAACGACTCGCCGTGGTCTTTCGCGCTGATGATGTTCATGCCCATGCTCTTGTCCTGGTTCATCTTGCGAAGCAGGCGCTCGGAGGTGGTGCCGGCGGTCGTGACGACCGTCTTGCCCTTCAGGTCGGCCCAGTCCTTGATACCGGAGTCTTTCTTGGTCATGAGGCGCGTGCCGATCACGAAGATCGTGTTCGAGAAGGCAACCTGCTGCTGACGTTCAGCATTGTTGGTGGTCGAGCCGCATTCCATGTCGACGGTGCCGTTCTGCACCAGTGGAATACGGTTTTGCGACGTGACCGGCGTGAGCTTGACCTTCAGGTTCGGCATGTTCAGCTTCTGCTTCACCGCGTCCACCACTTTCAGGGCGAATTCCTGCGAGTAGCCGATAACGTTCTGCTTGTCGTCGTAATACGAAAACGGGATCGACGATTCGCGATGACCCAGCGAAATGACGCCCGTGTCCTTGATCTTTTTCAGCGTACCCGCGTCTTGCGCATGCGCGCCAACCGTGAACAGTCCGAGAGTCGCGAGCAGCAGCGCAGCTTTTTTAACCTTCATTTTTGATCTCCTTGGCAAGAACCGGCGCCAGTTTAGCAAAGTAATTATTCTGAAAGTATCGCTATAAACCATGTTGTTGCGTGGCCGCCGCTAAGCGTTTGCGGCGCTTGCGGCCGGTCGGTCAACCTTTCCGGATATGCAAAGGCGAGCGGCATCGATACGATGCCGCTCGCCGGGCCCAACACGCGGTCTCGTGAACCGCGTCAAAGCAGGGATTGGCGGCGGTCCTGCCAGATAGCAGAGCCGCCGTTCGCAACGGAAAGATCAGGGATACAGGCCGCGCAGTTCGCGCGCTTCCAGGATCCGCTTACACGCGACGATAAACGCCGCGGTCCGCACGGACACCTTCTGCTCGCTCGAAACCTGCCACACAGCGGCGAACGCTTCGCGCATCACACGCTCCAGACGCTGGTTGATCTCGTCTTCCGTCCAGAAGAAGCTCGAAAAGTCCTGCACCCATTCGAAGTACGACACGGTCACGCCGCCGGCGTTGGCCACCACGTCCGGAATCACGAGAATGCCGCGATCGTGCAGGATGTCGTCCGCCGCCGTGGTGGTCGGGCCGTTGGCGCCTTCCACGACGATCTTCGTCCTGATCTTCGCCGCGTTCTTTTCGGTGATCTGGTTTTCCAGCGCGGCCGGAAT
This genomic stretch from Paraburkholderia dioscoreae harbors:
- a CDS encoding class II glutamine amidotransferase — protein: MCQLLGMNCAAPTDVTFSFTGFAARGGVTDHHADGWGIAFFEDKACRLFIDHQSSATSPIAEMVKRYPIKSKNTIAHIRKATQGHILLENCHPFMRELWGRHWIFAHNGDLKDYSPALSGVYQPVGTTDSELAFCALLEGLRKAFPGAQQPPLDELFAALETLTREITQFGVFNFLMSNGQALFAHCSTHLYYIVRRWPFSTAHLVDADVSIDFAKYTTPEDRVAVIATKPLTDNEVWTAFEPGDLMMFQHGEVIGRVNVPVPVSVLEKLRNPALDASASASTIAASTEAMQAERDAEVDLEAADDAAAFES
- a CDS encoding amino acid ABC transporter ATP-binding protein: MISIKNVSKWYGQFQVLTDCTTEVKKGEVVVVCGPSGSGKSTLIKTVNGLEPFQKGEIIINGQSLTDKKTNLSKLRSKVGMVFQHFELFPHLSIVQNLTLAQVKVLGRSKDEATAKGLKLLDRVGLRAHADKFPGQLSGGQQQRVAIARALSMDPIAMLFDEPTSALDPEMINEVLDVMVELAQEGMTMMCVTHEMGFAKKVAHRVIFMDKGLIVEDDRKEDFFANPKSDRAKDFLAKILH
- the gltK gene encoding glutamate/aspartate ABC transporter permease GltK encodes the protein MHHFDWSGIPGALPTLWTGAVVTLKITVIAIVFGIIWGTVLAMLRLSSFKPFEWFAKGYVTIFRSIPLVMVLLWFFLIVPQVLQNVLGLSADIDIRLASAMVAFSLFEAAYYSEIIRAGIQAVPRGQVNAAFALGMNYAQAMRLIVLPQAFRAMVPLLLTQGIVLFQDTSLVYVISLADFFRTATNIGDRDGTNVEMVLFAGACYFVICVIASSLVKGLQKKVAR
- a CDS encoding amino acid ABC transporter permease, with product MSYHWNWGILLSPVSTGEPTTYLGWLLSGFWVTITVSLSAWVIALIVGSLFGVLRTVPNKWASGIGTLYVAIFRNIPLIVQFFIWYLVIPELLPVSVGNWFKQLPPGAQFFSSSIICLGLFTAARVCEQVRSGINALPRGQRAAGLAMGFTQWQTYRYVLLPVAYRIIVPPLTSEFLNIFKNSAVASTIGLLDLSAQARQLVDYTSQTYESFIAVTVAYMLINLVVMQLMRWVEAKTRLPGYIGGK
- a CDS encoding glutamate/aspartate ABC transporter substrate-binding protein; protein product: MKVKKAALLLATLGLFTVGAHAQDAGTLKKIKDTGVISLGHRESSIPFSYYDDKQNVIGYSQEFALKVVDAVKQKLNMPNLKVKLTPVTSQNRIPLVQNGTVDMECGSTTNNAERQQQVAFSNTIFVIGTRLMTKKDSGIKDWADLKGKTVVTTAGTTSERLLRKMNQDKSMGMNIISAKDHGESFLTLSTGRAAAFMMDDALLAGERAKSNNPADFVIVGAPQSHEAYGCMIRKNDPEFKKVVDDAIAKVETSGEADAIYKKWFESPIPPKGLNLNFPESDDIKALYKSPNDKAID